Proteins encoded by one window of Chromobacterium violaceum ATCC 12472:
- a CDS encoding DUF2322 family protein, whose protein sequence is MTPFQDLLQTLPPTDGIDAIVLLSPEGEAMHRLENRPGTAGSVRVYHALVKRHGRIDRNAAREGLELFAEHTAAARAHPGSHPNIDRLLAIAEQGAPGLRARVVLKTEE, encoded by the coding sequence ATGACCCCATTCCAGGATCTGCTGCAAACCCTGCCGCCCACCGACGGCATCGACGCCATCGTGCTGCTGAGCCCGGAAGGCGAAGCGATGCACCGGCTGGAGAACCGCCCCGGCACCGCCGGCTCGGTGCGCGTCTACCACGCGCTGGTCAAGCGCCACGGCCGCATCGACCGCAACGCCGCCCGCGAAGGACTGGAGCTGTTCGCCGAGCATACCGCGGCCGCCCGCGCCCATCCCGGCAGCCACCCCAACATCGACCGCCTGCTGGCCATCGCCGAACAGGGCGCCCCGGGCCTGCGCGCCCGCGTCGTGCTGAAAACGGAAGAGTAA
- a CDS encoding GNAT family N-acetyltransferase has protein sequence MSAFRIRHLEPDDAGDLRELAADASVYGNTLQLPFPSAATMASRMEKMLGAGRCQLVCETAGGKVVGSAGLWRFDEQRLAHIAGLGINVHRDWQGRGVGKLLMAALLDLADNWIGLQRIELTVYPDNLPAQALYRRFGFVEEARMRAHSFRDGAYHDVLLMGRLRGGRV, from the coding sequence ATGAGCGCATTCCGCATCCGTCACCTGGAGCCGGACGACGCGGGCGATCTGCGCGAGCTGGCCGCCGACGCCTCGGTATACGGCAATACCTTGCAACTGCCTTTTCCGTCCGCAGCCACCATGGCGTCGAGAATGGAAAAAATGCTGGGCGCGGGCCGCTGCCAGCTGGTGTGCGAAACGGCGGGCGGCAAGGTGGTCGGCAGCGCCGGGCTATGGCGTTTCGACGAGCAAAGGCTGGCCCATATCGCCGGGCTTGGCATCAACGTCCACCGCGATTGGCAGGGGCGGGGCGTCGGCAAGCTGCTGATGGCGGCCTTGCTGGATCTGGCCGACAACTGGATCGGCCTGCAACGGATCGAGCTGACGGTCTATCCCGACAACCTGCCGGCGCAAGCCTTGTACCGCCGTTTCGGCTTTGTCGAGGAGGCGAGGATGCGCGCGCACTCGTTCCGCGACGGCGCTTACCACGATGTCCTGTTGATGGGACGCTTGCGCGGCGGCCGCGTCTGA
- a CDS encoding hydrolase, producing MLMQRQEAGLLVVDIQDKLLPAVHDADGLLARSRWLVGVARDHGLPIVFSEQYPRGLGGTLASLREEAPAAQVVDKLHFSCVAADCLPPALTDKRQIIVCGMEAHVCVLQTVLQLLAAGKQVFVVADAISSRKPSDIELAVARMRAAGAVIVSREMMLFELLEKSGGDHFKAMSQRYLLGDQP from the coding sequence ATGCTGATGCAAAGACAAGAAGCCGGCCTCTTGGTGGTGGACATCCAAGACAAGTTGCTGCCGGCGGTGCACGACGCGGACGGGCTGTTGGCGCGCAGCCGCTGGCTGGTGGGCGTGGCGCGCGACCATGGGCTGCCCATCGTGTTTTCCGAGCAATACCCGCGCGGCCTGGGCGGCACCCTGGCCTCGCTGCGCGAAGAGGCGCCGGCAGCGCAGGTGGTGGACAAGCTGCACTTCTCCTGCGTGGCGGCGGATTGCCTGCCGCCGGCGCTGACCGACAAGCGCCAGATCATCGTCTGCGGCATGGAGGCCCACGTCTGCGTGCTGCAAACGGTGCTGCAGCTGCTGGCCGCCGGCAAGCAGGTATTCGTCGTCGCCGACGCCATCTCCAGCCGCAAGCCGTCCGACATCGAACTGGCGGTGGCGCGGATGCGCGCGGCCGGCGCGGTCATCGTCAGCCGGGAGATGATGCTGTTCGAACTGCTGGAAAAATCAGGCGGCGATCATTTCAAGGCGATGAGCCAGCGCTATCTGCTGGGCGATCAGCCCTGA
- the upp gene encoding uracil phosphoribosyltransferase, translated as MNITIVDHPLVQHKLGLLREADTSTMKFRQLTQELARLLAYEATRDFELESVTIDGWCGKIDVKQIKGKKVTVVPILRAGIGMLDGVLDLVPSAKISVVGLARNEETLEPVSYFEKFVGNLDERIAIIIDPMLATGGSLVATIDLLKRNGCKHIKAVVMVAAPEGVKIVNDAHPDVQIYAASLDSHLNEHGYIIPGLGDAGDKIFGTKQA; from the coding sequence TTGAACATCACCATCGTTGATCATCCGCTGGTACAGCACAAGCTGGGCCTGCTGCGCGAAGCCGACACCAGCACCATGAAGTTCCGCCAGCTGACCCAGGAACTGGCCCGGCTGCTCGCCTACGAAGCCACCCGCGACTTCGAGCTGGAAAGCGTCACCATAGACGGCTGGTGCGGCAAGATCGACGTCAAGCAGATCAAGGGCAAGAAAGTCACCGTGGTGCCCATCCTGCGCGCCGGCATCGGCATGCTGGACGGCGTGCTCGACCTGGTGCCGTCGGCCAAGATCAGCGTGGTGGGCCTGGCCCGCAACGAAGAGACGCTGGAGCCGGTGTCCTATTTCGAGAAATTCGTCGGCAACCTGGACGAACGCATCGCCATCATCATCGACCCGATGCTGGCCACCGGCGGCTCGCTGGTCGCCACCATCGACCTGCTCAAGCGCAATGGCTGCAAACACATCAAGGCCGTGGTGATGGTGGCCGCGCCGGAAGGCGTGAAGATCGTCAACGACGCCCATCCGGACGTGCAGATCTACGCCGCCTCGCTCGACAGCCACCTGAACGAGCACGGCTACATCATCCCGGGCCTCGGCGACGCCGGCGACAAGATCTTCGGCACCAAGCAGGCCTGA
- a CDS encoding GNAT family N-acetyltransferase: MSEYRIRHAEPSDAEALNAMFSDPAVFGNMLGLPWPALSKRREWLQKNEPGRTVLVAADEAERAVGWAALLPSARERQLRAAELGLGVDVGLHGRGIGSLLMAAALAQADGWLGLRRIELTVFADNARAQGLYRKFGFVEEARMRAYALRDGVYQDVLAMARLKEAWR, translated from the coding sequence ATGAGCGAATATCGAATCCGCCATGCCGAGCCGTCCGACGCCGAGGCCTTGAACGCGATGTTCAGCGACCCGGCGGTATTCGGCAACATGCTGGGCCTGCCTTGGCCGGCCTTGAGCAAGCGGCGCGAATGGCTGCAGAAAAACGAGCCGGGCCGCACCGTGCTGGTGGCGGCGGACGAGGCGGAGCGGGCTGTGGGCTGGGCGGCCTTGCTGCCGTCGGCCCGGGAGCGGCAGCTGCGCGCCGCCGAGTTGGGCCTGGGCGTCGATGTCGGCCTGCATGGGCGGGGCATAGGCTCGCTGCTGATGGCGGCGGCGCTGGCGCAGGCCGACGGCTGGCTGGGGCTGCGCCGCATCGAGCTGACGGTGTTCGCCGACAACGCTCGCGCCCAGGGCCTGTATCGAAAGTTCGGCTTCGTCGAGGAGGCCAGAATGCGCGCCTACGCGCTGCGCGACGGCGTCTACCAAGACGTGCTGGCGATGGCCAGGCTGAAGGAGGCATGGCGATGA
- a CDS encoding helix-turn-helix transcriptional regulator, which yields MERAILPGLAVAALRRGVGDHTARHSHAEGQLAWASAGALELDADGRRILLPGGCVGWIPPGMPHGAHYHGELRGWSLQLEAACLPALPPDLRVWRASPLLQGVFQRLGDWPEQAGPDAARRLVAVLADELAWAEPYPASLAWPSHPALRKLAEALSRDPSLDWDLERWARQIGMSRRSLIRHFRAETGMGVAEWRERLRMLRARALLAEGRSVGYCAAELGYAGSSAFIVAFRRCFGETPGRYLSA from the coding sequence ATGGAGCGAGCCATTCTGCCGGGACTGGCGGTGGCGGCGTTGCGGCGCGGCGTCGGCGACCATACCGCGCGCCACAGCCATGCGGAGGGACAGCTGGCCTGGGCCAGCGCAGGCGCGTTGGAGCTGGACGCGGATGGCCGGCGCATCCTGCTGCCCGGCGGCTGCGTCGGCTGGATTCCGCCGGGCATGCCGCATGGCGCGCATTACCATGGCGAGTTGCGCGGCTGGAGCCTGCAGCTGGAGGCGGCCTGCTTGCCGGCCTTGCCGCCGGACCTGCGCGTGTGGCGGGCTTCGCCGTTGCTGCAAGGCGTGTTCCAGCGCCTGGGCGACTGGCCGGAGCAGGCCGGTCCGGACGCGGCCAGGCGGCTGGTCGCCGTGCTGGCGGACGAGTTGGCCTGGGCCGAGCCTTATCCGGCCAGCCTGGCCTGGCCTTCCCATCCGGCGCTGCGCAAACTGGCCGAGGCCCTGTCGCGCGATCCGTCTCTGGATTGGGATCTTGAGCGCTGGGCGCGACAGATCGGCATGTCGAGGCGCAGCCTGATCCGCCATTTTCGCGCCGAGACCGGCATGGGCGTGGCCGAGTGGCGCGAGCGGCTGCGCATGCTGCGGGCCAGGGCGCTGCTGGCCGAGGGGCGCTCGGTCGGCTATTGCGCGGCGGAGCTGGGCTATGCCGGCAGCAGCGCCTTCATCGTCGCCTTCCGCCGCTGTTTCGGCGAGACGCCGGGACGCTACTTGTCGGCATGA
- a CDS encoding LysR family transcriptional regulator has protein sequence MKLTLEALQVLDAIEQHGSFAAAAEALFKVPSALTYTVQKLEQGLGVAIYDRSGHRARLTPAGERLLKDGRHLLDAARQLELRVSKQAQGWEDRLRIVVGDLVGFEQLLPSIADFDRLQSDTRLHFIRESFGGIWDALYDDRADLVIGAPNQPPPGDYFTRNIGDYDFVLVAAAGHPLAAEPEPVPPHVLRRYRAVAVGDTSRRLPARTGGLLEGQQVLTVHSSQAKLKAIVAGLGTGHLPRSHVRAHLDSGELVEKAEEESGSFPPMCFAWKQEQPGRAMQWFIQRLELAVEQGELYI, from the coding sequence ATGAAACTGACTCTGGAAGCATTGCAGGTGCTGGACGCGATCGAGCAGCACGGCAGCTTCGCCGCGGCGGCGGAGGCCTTGTTCAAAGTGCCGTCGGCCTTGACCTATACCGTGCAGAAGCTGGAGCAAGGCCTGGGCGTGGCCATCTACGACCGCAGCGGCCACCGCGCGCGGCTGACGCCGGCCGGCGAGCGGCTGCTGAAGGATGGCCGCCACCTGCTGGACGCGGCGCGGCAGCTGGAGCTCAGGGTCAGCAAGCAGGCGCAGGGCTGGGAGGACAGGCTGCGCATCGTGGTCGGCGATCTGGTCGGCTTCGAGCAGCTGCTGCCGTCCATCGCCGATTTCGACCGATTGCAGTCGGACACCCGGCTGCATTTCATCCGCGAAAGCTTCGGCGGCATCTGGGACGCCCTGTACGACGACCGGGCCGACCTGGTGATCGGCGCGCCCAACCAGCCGCCGCCAGGCGATTATTTCACCCGCAATATCGGCGATTACGACTTCGTGCTGGTCGCGGCGGCGGGGCATCCGCTGGCCGCCGAGCCGGAGCCGGTGCCGCCGCACGTGTTGCGGCGTTACCGGGCGGTGGCGGTGGGGGACACCTCCCGCCGCCTGCCGGCCCGCACCGGCGGCCTGCTGGAAGGGCAGCAGGTGCTGACCGTGCATAGCAGCCAGGCGAAATTGAAGGCCATCGTCGCCGGCCTCGGCACCGGCCACCTGCCGCGTTCGCACGTGCGGGCGCACCTGGACAGCGGCGAGCTGGTGGAGAAGGCGGAGGAGGAGAGCGGCAGTTTTCCGCCGATGTGCTTCGCCTGGAAGCAGGAACAGCCGGGACGGGCGATGCAGTGGTTCATCCAGCGGCTGGAGCTGGCGGTGGAGCAAGGAGAGCTTTATATCTGA
- a CDS encoding anaerobic C4-dicarboxylate transporter family protein: protein MVYLQLVVVLGLIFLGVRMGGIGLGVTGGAGLFILTFVFGLKPGHAPIDVILIIISVITASAALQSARGLDYMVGVAARLLRRNPRHIVLLAPLVGWLSTFLAGTGFIALALMPIVVEVAEKTGIRPERPLAGLTVASQNAIVACPVSAATVALATVLAPHGVALTDIIMISIPATLLGALAGGAVMLRYGCELADDPVYRQRLADGGIRRPQTDAEEALPRTAAWSVYGFLLTVALIVLLAAMPQLRPAWPGAKGMEPVAMVDVIQMCMLGYSALAVLVCKADLQGMVSGSMFRSGAVAAVTILGAAWMSDTFIQANLPLFKHNIVSIIESAPWLFAFAVFTMAVILFSQGATTKVMMPLGVSLGIASPVLIAIYPAVVGVYVLPSYPSLIAAVEMDYTGTTRIGRWVFNHSFILPGLASTAVSIAAGFALLALR, encoded by the coding sequence ATGGTATACCTGCAACTCGTAGTCGTGCTGGGGCTGATCTTCCTCGGCGTGCGCATGGGCGGCATCGGGCTGGGCGTCACCGGCGGCGCCGGCTTGTTCATCCTGACATTCGTCTTCGGCCTGAAACCCGGCCACGCGCCGATAGACGTGATCCTGATCATCATCTCGGTCATCACCGCGTCCGCCGCGCTGCAATCGGCGCGCGGGCTGGACTACATGGTCGGCGTGGCCGCCCGGCTGCTGCGGCGCAATCCCCGCCACATCGTGCTGCTGGCGCCGCTGGTGGGCTGGCTGTCCACCTTCCTTGCCGGCACCGGCTTCATCGCGCTGGCGCTGATGCCCATCGTGGTGGAAGTGGCGGAGAAGACCGGCATCCGGCCCGAGCGGCCGCTGGCGGGCCTGACCGTGGCGTCGCAGAACGCCATCGTCGCTTGTCCGGTATCCGCCGCCACGGTGGCGCTGGCCACGGTGCTGGCGCCGCACGGCGTCGCGCTGACCGACATCATCATGATCAGCATTCCGGCCACGCTGCTGGGCGCGCTGGCGGGCGGGGCGGTGATGCTGCGCTACGGCTGCGAACTGGCCGACGATCCCGTCTACCGCCAGCGGCTGGCCGACGGCGGCATCCGCCGGCCGCAGACCGACGCCGAGGAGGCCTTGCCGCGCACCGCCGCCTGGTCGGTTTACGGTTTCCTGCTGACGGTGGCGCTGATCGTGCTCTTGGCGGCGATGCCGCAGCTGCGCCCGGCCTGGCCCGGCGCCAAGGGCATGGAGCCGGTGGCGATGGTGGACGTGATCCAGATGTGCATGCTGGGTTATTCCGCGCTGGCCGTGCTGGTATGCAAGGCCGACCTGCAGGGCATGGTGTCGGGCAGCATGTTCCGCTCCGGCGCGGTGGCGGCGGTGACGATACTGGGCGCGGCGTGGATGAGCGATACCTTTATCCAGGCCAATCTGCCGCTGTTCAAACACAATATCGTCAGCATCATCGAGTCGGCGCCATGGCTGTTCGCCTTCGCGGTGTTCACGATGGCGGTGATCCTGTTCAGCCAGGGGGCGACCACCAAGGTGATGATGCCGCTGGGGGTGTCGCTGGGAATCGCGTCGCCGGTGCTGATCGCCATCTATCCGGCGGTAGTGGGCGTCTACGTGCTGCCCAGCTATCCCAGCCTGATCGCGGCGGTGGAGATGGATTACACCGGAACCACCCGCATCGGCCGCTGGGTGTTCAACCACAGCTTCATCCTGCCGGGGCTGGCGAGCACCGCGGTGTCGATCGCGGCCGGCTTCGCCTTGCTGGCCTTGAGGTGA
- a CDS encoding GNAT family N-acetyltransferase, with product MLIRKADAQDLDAICRLAAQINRQHHQALPELFLAAADADADRAFWRARLEGEDSVLLVAEREGAVLAFLTAQLQSSPPLPFLQARRICRIGTIVVDEACQGQGIGSRLLAAAEDWGRRQDADELRLEVMQFNQGALAFYARHGLAAQSQIMSKSLAGAAR from the coding sequence ATGCTGATACGCAAGGCCGACGCCCAAGATCTGGACGCCATCTGCCGCCTGGCGGCGCAGATCAATCGCCAGCACCACCAGGCGCTGCCCGAGCTGTTCCTGGCGGCGGCGGATGCCGATGCCGACCGCGCGTTCTGGCGCGCACGGCTGGAAGGAGAAGACAGCGTGCTGCTGGTCGCCGAGCGCGAAGGCGCGGTGCTGGCCTTCCTGACCGCGCAATTGCAAAGCTCACCGCCGCTACCTTTCCTGCAAGCGCGCCGCATCTGTCGCATCGGCACCATCGTGGTGGACGAAGCCTGCCAAGGGCAAGGAATAGGATCGCGGCTGCTCGCCGCCGCCGAAGACTGGGGCCGCCGGCAGGATGCCGACGAGCTCAGGCTGGAAGTGATGCAGTTCAACCAGGGCGCGCTGGCGTTCTACGCCCGCCACGGGCTCGCCGCGCAATCCCAGATCATGAGCAAATCCCTTGCAGGAGCCGCGCGATGA
- a CDS encoding DUF7709 family protein, whose product MKHVQHTEALSAINRKVIADGETLPAVKLRDGSTVQTGTVATMLVNIAAYNRGERGEVENQLELAVPTLFKVGLFDLFPPEEWTRGDNPGRKLVGELAGRWLAGPTKNTSA is encoded by the coding sequence ATGAAACACGTACAACACACCGAAGCCCTGTCCGCGATCAACCGCAAGGTCATCGCCGACGGCGAGACGCTGCCGGCCGTGAAGCTGCGCGACGGCAGCACGGTGCAAACCGGCACCGTCGCGACCATGCTGGTCAACATCGCCGCCTACAACCGGGGCGAGCGAGGCGAGGTGGAGAACCAGCTGGAGCTGGCCGTGCCGACGCTGTTCAAAGTGGGACTGTTCGACCTGTTTCCGCCCGAGGAATGGACGCGGGGCGACAATCCGGGCCGCAAGCTGGTCGGGGAACTGGCTGGCCGGTGGCTGGCCGGGCCGACTAAAAACACATCGGCATGA
- the grxD gene encoding Grx4 family monothiol glutaredoxin, whose translation MSIQQDIQQTVADNAVVLFMKGSAQFPQCGFSSRAVQILKACGVDNFLTVDVLRDPDIRQGIKDFSNWPTIPQLYVKGEFVGGSDIMYEMYQNGELQDLLKDL comes from the coding sequence ATGTCGATTCAACAAGATATCCAGCAGACCGTCGCCGACAACGCCGTGGTGCTGTTCATGAAAGGCTCCGCCCAGTTCCCGCAGTGCGGCTTCTCGTCGCGCGCGGTGCAGATCCTGAAGGCCTGCGGCGTGGACAACTTCCTGACCGTGGACGTGCTGCGCGATCCCGACATCCGCCAGGGCATCAAGGATTTCTCCAACTGGCCGACCATCCCGCAACTGTACGTGAAGGGCGAATTCGTCGGCGGTTCGGACATCATGTACGAGATGTACCAGAACGGCGAACTGCAGGATCTGCTGAAGGATCTGTAA
- a CDS encoding chloride channel protein, whose translation MNRRLRHLYLSAAQLRRQVPVWIAAILIGLVAYVFALGSHWSHDLFFKAYDASPYWSLLITPAGLALAIWIMRRFFPSSAGGGIPQSIAALEPGMEKLREYCFTLKAAFGKVLLTLIGISSGATFGYEGPIVQVGAAIKYSLNRKAAQRHEGAARSFILAGGAAGVAAAFNAPLAGIVFAIEEMGRIFDMRASSTILLSVIVAGLTTFAINGNYSYFGIVHVAMDNQQAWLAIPACGVVGGLIGGLACRVLLALSSRLPGPLHGWRIRYPIRFAAGCGLALAVIGIVSHGSTFGTGYFRARDIIEGHGAALQDYGVLKLISMFVSHISAVPGGMFAPSLAVGAGFGLNMSQLLPFLPQSMVVLLGMVGFFAGMTRAPMTGFVIVMEMTDTSGMIIPLMATALIAASVSRLVSRRALYDGQVRLFLPQWRTQAGQIDQPAART comes from the coding sequence ATGAACCGCCGCCTGCGCCATCTCTACCTGTCCGCCGCCCAGTTGCGGCGCCAGGTGCCGGTCTGGATCGCGGCCATCCTGATCGGCCTGGTGGCCTACGTGTTCGCGCTGGGCAGCCATTGGTCGCACGACCTGTTTTTCAAGGCCTACGACGCGTCGCCGTACTGGAGCCTGCTGATCACGCCGGCCGGCTTGGCGCTGGCGATCTGGATCATGCGGCGCTTTTTCCCCAGCTCCGCCGGCGGCGGCATTCCGCAGTCGATCGCCGCGCTGGAGCCCGGCATGGAAAAGCTGCGCGAGTACTGCTTCACGCTGAAGGCCGCCTTCGGCAAGGTGCTGCTGACGCTGATCGGCATCAGCTCCGGCGCCACCTTCGGCTATGAAGGCCCCATCGTCCAGGTCGGCGCGGCGATCAAGTATTCGCTGAACCGCAAGGCGGCGCAGCGCCACGAGGGCGCCGCCCGCAGCTTCATCCTGGCCGGCGGCGCCGCCGGCGTGGCCGCGGCCTTCAACGCGCCGCTGGCCGGCATCGTGTTCGCCATCGAGGAAATGGGCCGCATCTTCGACATGCGCGCCAGCTCCACCATCCTGCTGTCGGTGATCGTCGCCGGCCTCACCACCTTCGCCATCAACGGCAACTACAGCTACTTCGGCATCGTCCACGTGGCGATGGACAACCAGCAGGCCTGGCTGGCCATCCCGGCCTGCGGCGTCGTCGGCGGACTGATAGGCGGGCTGGCCTGCCGCGTGCTGCTGGCCTTGTCCAGCCGGCTGCCCGGCCCGCTGCACGGCTGGCGCATCCGCTATCCGATCCGCTTCGCCGCCGGCTGCGGCCTGGCGCTGGCCGTGATCGGCATCGTCAGCCACGGCAGCACCTTCGGCACCGGCTATTTCCGCGCCCGCGACATCATCGAGGGCCACGGCGCGGCGCTGCAGGATTACGGCGTGCTGAAGCTGATCAGCATGTTCGTCAGCCACATCAGCGCGGTGCCGGGCGGCATGTTCGCGCCATCGCTGGCTGTCGGCGCCGGCTTCGGCCTCAATATGTCGCAGCTGCTGCCCTTCCTGCCGCAGAGCATGGTGGTGCTGCTGGGCATGGTGGGCTTTTTCGCCGGCATGACGCGCGCGCCGATGACAGGCTTCGTCATCGTGATGGAGATGACCGACACCTCGGGCATGATCATTCCGCTGATGGCCACCGCGCTGATCGCGGCCTCGGTGTCCCGGCTGGTGAGCCGGCGCGCGCTGTACGACGGCCAAGTGCGGCTGTTCCTGCCGCAATGGCGGACCCAGGCCGGCCAAATTGACCAGCCAGCCGCCCGCACGTAG
- a CDS encoding GNAT family N-acetyltransferase, producing MSQPYLIRSVEPSDAAALHRIKTSPGVYPDTLQLPHQPLADTEKQLNERPANLHQLVACAGGGEVVGSAGIIVNEGMRVRHSAELFLVVRDDWQGKGAGGAMMRAIIDLADNWLGLIRIELKVIHDNARAIALYEKFGFEYEGRLRQEQLRAGKLEDVLVMGRLNWPRRAEA from the coding sequence ATGTCCCAGCCTTACTTGATCCGTTCCGTCGAACCGTCCGACGCCGCCGCCCTCCACCGCATCAAAACGTCCCCCGGCGTCTATCCGGACACGCTGCAGCTGCCGCACCAGCCTTTGGCCGACACCGAGAAACAGTTGAACGAGCGACCAGCCAACCTTCATCAGCTGGTGGCCTGCGCCGGCGGCGGCGAGGTGGTCGGCTCGGCCGGGATCATTGTCAATGAGGGCATGCGGGTGCGCCACAGCGCCGAACTGTTCCTGGTGGTGCGCGACGATTGGCAAGGCAAGGGAGCCGGCGGGGCGATGATGCGCGCCATCATCGACTTGGCCGACAACTGGCTGGGCTTGATCCGCATCGAGCTGAAGGTCATCCACGACAATGCCCGCGCCATCGCCTTGTACGAGAAGTTCGGCTTCGAATACGAGGGCCGGCTGCGCCAGGAGCAGCTGCGCGCCGGCAAGCTGGAAGACGTGCTGGTGATGGGGCGGTTGAACTGGCCTCGGAGGGCCGAGGCATGA
- a CDS encoding uracil-xanthine permease family protein: MQQLKLAVSGAQILFVAFGALVLVPLLTGLNPAMALLGAGLGTLLFQACTGRQVPIFLGSSFAFIGPIIYSMHTWGPGATMFGLFAAGFMYFVFAAIVRWRGMALVNKLLPPVVIGPVIMIIGLSVATAASGMAMGQAGGKQVLPYETSLLLAAISLATTIVVSIYARGMFKLVPILAGVTVGYIAAAFLGAVDFAKLAAAPWFAAPTFHSPEVNWAAAAFMLPVAIAPAIEHIGGVMAIGGVTGKDYTKTPGLHRTLAGDGLGVCVAGLIGGPPVTTYAEVTGAVMITRNFNPVTMTWAAVFAICMAFFGKFNALLQSIPMPVMGGIMVLLFGTIASIGLKTLIEAKVDLMEPRNLVIISVVLTAGIGGLTLKLGDFALSGVGLCSLLAIILNLILPRRAASHDGIVEGQDI; the protein is encoded by the coding sequence ATGCAACAACTCAAGCTGGCGGTGTCCGGCGCCCAGATCCTGTTCGTCGCCTTCGGCGCGCTGGTGCTGGTGCCGCTGCTCACCGGCCTGAATCCGGCGATGGCGCTGTTGGGCGCCGGTCTCGGCACCCTGCTGTTTCAAGCCTGCACCGGCCGCCAAGTGCCGATTTTTCTCGGCTCCTCCTTCGCCTTCATCGGCCCCATCATCTACTCGATGCACACCTGGGGCCCGGGCGCGACCATGTTCGGCCTGTTCGCCGCCGGCTTCATGTATTTCGTGTTCGCCGCCATCGTGCGCTGGCGCGGCATGGCGCTGGTCAACAAGCTGCTGCCGCCGGTGGTGATCGGCCCGGTGATCATGATCATCGGCCTGTCGGTCGCCACCGCCGCCTCCGGCATGGCGATGGGCCAGGCCGGCGGCAAGCAGGTGCTGCCGTACGAGACCTCTCTGTTGCTGGCCGCCATCTCGCTGGCCACCACCATCGTCGTCTCCATCTACGCCCGCGGCATGTTCAAGCTGGTACCCATCCTGGCCGGCGTCACCGTCGGCTACATCGCAGCCGCCTTCCTCGGCGCGGTGGACTTCGCCAAGCTGGCCGCCGCGCCGTGGTTCGCGGCGCCGACCTTCCACAGCCCGGAAGTCAACTGGGCGGCGGCGGCCTTCATGCTGCCGGTGGCCATCGCCCCGGCCATCGAGCACATCGGCGGCGTGATGGCCATCGGCGGCGTCACCGGCAAGGATTACACCAAGACCCCCGGCCTGCACCGCACGCTGGCCGGCGACGGACTGGGCGTATGCGTGGCCGGCCTGATCGGCGGCCCCCCGGTGACCACCTACGCCGAAGTGACCGGCGCGGTGATGATCACCCGCAATTTCAACCCGGTGACCATGACCTGGGCGGCGGTGTTCGCCATCTGCATGGCTTTCTTCGGCAAATTCAACGCGCTGCTGCAATCCATCCCGATGCCGGTGATGGGCGGCATCATGGTGCTCTTGTTCGGCACCATCGCCTCCATCGGCCTGAAAACGCTGATCGAGGCCAAGGTGGACCTGATGGAGCCGCGCAACCTGGTGATCATCTCGGTGGTGCTGACCGCCGGCATCGGCGGCCTGACGCTGAAACTGGGCGATTTCGCGTTGTCCGGCGTCGGCCTGTGCTCCTTGCTGGCCATCATCCTGAACCTGATCCTGCCGCGCCGGGCGGCCAGCCACGACGGCATCGTCGAAGGGCAGGATATCTAG